A segment of the Longimicrobium sp. genome:
CCCGGACCCTCTGGCCGCGCGTGCCTCCCATGCAGTCCTCCGCATCTCCATCGCTCGATCCCGACGCCGCGATCCGCTCGGTGCCGCTGTTCGCGTCCGTAGCCGCCGCCACGCTCGACGCGCTGGCCGCCGCGGCCGTCGCCATCCCCCTGAGCGACGGCGAGGACGTGTTCTCCGGCCCCGCGTCCGACGGGCTGTTCGTGGTGGTGGACGGGCACCTGGACGCGGTGGAGGAGGGCGGGCAGGCGCTGCGCTGGATGGAGCCGGGCGAGGTGTTCGACCGGCAGCAGACGCTGGCCGGCGTGGAGCGCACCGTGCAGGTGCGCGCGGCCGGCGCGGCCTCGGTGGCGCGCATCCCCTGCGGCGTGGCCGACGCGCTGGAGGCGGGCGACGCCGCGCTGCGCGACGCCATTGCCCGGATGCACGCGCGGCAGCTTCTCTGCCGGCTGGCGCCGGTGCTGGGCGCGCTGGACGCGCGGCTGCTGGACGACGTGGAGCGCGCCGCCGACTGGGTGTACCTGGACCGCGGCGACCTGCTGTTCGAGCAGGGCGACCCCGCCAACGGCCTGTACTTCGTGGTCAGCGGCCGGCTGCTGGTGGAAGTGGTGGACGGCGACGGCATCGCGCGGCCGGTCGGCGAGGCGGGGCGCGGGCAGAGCATGGGCGAGATGGCGTTCTTCACCGGCGCGCCGCGCACCGCCCGCGCCAGCGCCATCCGCGACAGCGTGCTGGTGCAGTTCACCAACGCCGAGTTCGACGCGCTGGTCTCCACCCGCCCGCAGCTGATGCGGCACGTGGCCGCCGGGCTGGTCGCGCGGCTGAACCGCGCCAACACGCACGCGACCGGGGCGCGCGTCACCAACCTGGCCGTTCTCGCCGCCAGCCCGGGCGCGCCCGTGGCCGCCTTCTGCGAGCGCCTGGCCGAGGCGCTGCGCTCGTTCGGCCCGGTGCTGCGGCTCAGCGCCGCCACGGTCGACCAGTACGCGGGCGAGGCGGGGATCGCGCAGGCGCCCGAGGACACGCCCGACAGCGCGCGGCTGCTGGCCTGGATCGAGGCGCGCGAGGCCAGCCACCGCTTCCTGGTGTTCGAGGCCGACGCCGAGCCCACCGCCTGGACGCGCCGCTGCCTGCACCAGGCCGACCGCGTCCTCCTCCTGGCCCGCGCCGACGAGGATCCGCAGCCGGGCGGGGTGGAGCGCGCGCTGCTGAACCATCCCCGCCGGCTGACCGACGCGCGGCAGTGGCTGGTGCTCATCCACCCCGAGGGCGCGCACCGCCTGCCCACGGGGACCCGCGCGTGGCTGGACTGCCGCGCCGTGGAGCATCACCACCACCTGCGCTGGGGGAGCGGCGAGGACATGGGGCGGCTGGCGCGGCACGCGGCGGGGCGCGCGGTGGCGCTGGTGCTGGGCGGCGGCGGCGCGCGCGGCTTCGCGCACATCGGGATGGTGCAGGCGCTGCGCGAGGCGGGGGTGCCCATCGACCTGATCGGCGGCACCAGCATGGGCGCGGCCATCGCCGCGCAGGTGGCCATGGGGTGGAGCACGGAGCGGGCGGTGGAGATGAACCGCCGCATCTGGGTCGAGATCCGCCCGCACCGGGTGTACGCCATCCCCGTCATCTCCATCATCAGCACCCGCAAGTCCGGGCTCATCGGCAGGCTGCTGTACGGCGACACGGAGATCGAGGACCTGTGGACGCCCTACTTCTGCATCTCCAGCAACCTGAGCACGGCGGAGATGATGATCCACCGCCGCGGCTCGCTGATGTGGGCGTGCACGGCCAGCGCGTCGCTCCCCGGCGCGGCGCAGCCGGTGCTGCTGGACGGCAGCCTGCTGTGCGACGGCGCGCTGCTGAACAACCTGCCGGCCGACGTGGCGCGGCGGATGGGGTGCGGCACCGTGATCGCCGCCGAGGTGTCGGTGGAAGAGGACGC
Coding sequences within it:
- a CDS encoding cyclic nucleotide-binding domain-containing protein, whose product is MQSSASPSLDPDAAIRSVPLFASVAAATLDALAAAAVAIPLSDGEDVFSGPASDGLFVVVDGHLDAVEEGGQALRWMEPGEVFDRQQTLAGVERTVQVRAAGAASVARIPCGVADALEAGDAALRDAIARMHARQLLCRLAPVLGALDARLLDDVERAADWVYLDRGDLLFEQGDPANGLYFVVSGRLLVEVVDGDGIARPVGEAGRGQSMGEMAFFTGAPRTARASAIRDSVLVQFTNAEFDALVSTRPQLMRHVAAGLVARLNRANTHATGARVTNLAVLAASPGAPVAAFCERLAEALRSFGPVLRLSAATVDQYAGEAGIAQAPEDTPDSARLLAWIEAREASHRFLVFEADAEPTAWTRRCLHQADRVLLLARADEDPQPGGVERALLNHPRRLTDARQWLVLIHPEGAHRLPTGTRAWLDCRAVEHHHHLRWGSGEDMGRLARHAAGRAVALVLGGGGARGFAHIGMVQALREAGVPIDLIGGTSMGAAIAAQVAMGWSTERAVEMNRRIWVEIRPHRVYAIPVISIISTRKSGLIGRLLYGDTEIEDLWTPYFCISSNLSTAEMMIHRRGSLMWACTASASLPGAAQPVLLDGSLLCDGALLNNLPADVARRMGCGTVIAAEVSVEEDAQFVCQRIPRPMEIVRDRVFRRRRIKFPSLMELALRASMLHSARGEREAIAASDFALRPPIDGFRLMDFDSLDKLVKVGYDYAREEVAAWAASGALNGLGIGATVNEG